DNA sequence from the Pelecanus crispus isolate bPelCri1 chromosome 4, bPelCri1.pri, whole genome shotgun sequence genome:
CCCCAGAATTTAGGCGGTGTAAACAAGTGTTTTGCAAACACCTGGACCAACAACAATCTGTCGCTGTAAGCAAACCGAGCTCTCTGCCCTGGCTGGAGTCAGGCTGTGAGCTTCACACCGGTGTTTAAGACCCCAAACCCATGGTCCCACCTAATGCTGGTGATTGTGGGCTGCACCCAGCAGCCGGTGCCTGCCCTGTGGGGTGCACAGGACTTGCCTACCAAGGGTTCAGATGTGCTTCCAGCAGAGTCGTTGCATCCTCTCACTGGTAGAAAAGCGAGAAATgggatggagggcagagaggctCAGACAACCGTTCATTGGAttaatttaaaagtacattCTTCAATAGGTTCAATctgtttcacagctttttttctgcctgcctggctTCCTCTTGTGGAATGGCCACCACGGTCCCATCTCCGCTGGCAGGGGATGCCAGGGAGCTGTCTCTCAGTCACTCTCGCTGCCGGTTCGGTGGGATGCTGCCCCACGGCCGTGCTGCGGCctgaggcaggcaggcagtgccgTCCTGCCGGCGGACAGCGAGACCTTGCTGACGGAGGACACGCTGCGGGCCAGGGGCTTCGTGGGGAACATGATGGTGCCTCGGGGTgcctccaggagctgccagaTCTCCCCTGAGGTGGAGCTGCCCAGATActcccagggctggcgcccgcTGCTGTCCCGCACCCGCACCTGGcaccccagctgcagcaccagcacctTGATGACGAGCTGGTGGCCGTGTATGGCGGCCAGGTGCAGTGGAGTGTACCCGCAGCCCGAGCGGGCGTCCACATCCAGGGCCAGCCCAGCCTGCCGCGccgctgctgccagctcctgcaggccCGGCCCGTCGCCGTGCTTGGCCAGCCAGTGAAGGACTGTGAAGCCTGACATGAAGTCCCGCTGCAGGGCCAGCTCCGGCTCTTCCAGGAAGAGCCCCCGTACCCGAGCCCAGCACCCCGCTGACACGGCCACCAGCCAGGCGTGCTCCCGCTGCCCCAGCGGCACCGACAGCCCCCGGCTTGGGATGTTCCTAAGGGAGCTCTTGGAGGGTACGATGCGAGGCTGCCGCCCACAGTTGTCTGGCAGCGATGGGGCGATGCCCTGCACCTCCAACAAAGCAAGCCGGCACCTGATGCTCCTGAAGACAGGCAGCGGTGCTAGGGGGTTCCTctttggggctgggggccctGCGGggccctgtgctggcagcaagGACTGGGATGGGGGTGGCTTGGCAGGGGGTGGCCGCAGGGCCCGGGATGGGGGTGGCCAGGTGGGGGACTGCGGTGGGGATTGGGATGGGGGTGGCCAGGTGGGGGACTGCGGTGGGGACCAGGATGGGGGTGGCCGGGTGGGGGACTGCGGTGGGGACCAGGATGGGGGTGGCCGGGTGGGGGACTGCGGTGGGGATTGGGATGGGGGTGGCCAGGTGGGGGACTGCGGTGGGGATTGGGATGGGGGTGGCCAGGTGGGGGACTGCGGtggggattgggattgggatggggGTGGCCAGGTGGGGGACTGCGGtggggattgggattgggatggggGTGGCCAGGTGGGGGACTGCGGTGGGGATTGGGATGGGGGTGGCCAGGTGGGGAACTGCGGTGGGGATTGGGATGGCCAGGTGGGGGACTGCGGTGGGGACCAGGAGGGGGGTGGCCTGGTGGGGGGCAGCACCCTGGTGCCTGACGGCAGTGGCAGGGTTTGGTATgggtgcagcagcagggcttgAGATTGGGTTGGTCCATTTGGGGTCGGCACCCGGGATCCCCTCGGCGGGGATGGGCCGGTGGGGAGTTGCTGCAGGGACCTGGCCTGCGCTGGGGGCAGCCGGGTGGAGGGTAGCACATCTGGGCCTGACAAAAgcggtggggatggggatgggctGGCGGGGAGCACCTGCAGGGACCGCGACAGGGGCAGCACCCCCGGGGCGGACAGCAGCGGCAGGGACCGGGAtagggggggctgtggggaccgGGGTAGGGGCAGCTCGGTGGGGGACGGCACCCTGGGGCCCGATGCCAGCAgcgggggctgggctgggccggtgcggggccgccccccggggcctGCTGAGGGTGCGGGGGCCGGCAGGaggggtgtccccggggggggccgtggcggagcccggggctgcggcggcctGTCAGGGGGCAGCaccccggggcccggcggcaGGGACTGGGTTGGGGGCGGCCCTCCCGGGCGTTGCGGTGGCAGGGACCCGAACGGGGCTGAGACGGTGGGAGGCAGCaccccgggccccggcggcAGCGGTGGGGACCGGGCCCGGGCCGGCCTGGCAGAGGGCGGCTGCAGGGTCCGGTacgggggcggcccggcgggagGCAGCGGCGGCGACCGGGACCGGGGCGGCCCAGCGGGGGTCAGCGCCCcaggccccggcggcgggggccgggggcgggtTGGCCCGGCGGGGTGCAGCGCCCGGGGGCCGAGGGACAGCGGCTGGCTCCGGTACGGGGGCGGctgcgcggggggcggcggcggggagcggggcggcgcggcgggggccggcgcccGGGGGTccggggcggcggcagcagcaccggcagcggcggcagcagcgcggcGCGCCCGGCGGCACTCGTAGCAGGGtccgccccgggcagcgcagccccccgcgacggcggcccccgggggctgccccccgcacGGCCGCCCCTTCGCCGCCGCCTCCCctgcggggccgcgccgccggtCGGGGTCGCGtcggggcagcgggggcggctccttctcttcctcctcctcctcctcctcctcctcctcctcccgctgTTGCGGCGGCGGCAGCTCCTCATCGAGGAGGTCGCGGTACCTGCGGCGGAGGACGATGTCCTTGGAGgcgccgggcgcggcggcggggtgCACGGTGGCCAGGGAGTTTACGAGGCTCTTGAAGTACTCGCGGCGCTCCCGCCGCTGCTGCTCGCTCAGCGCCGGGTCGCGGAGGAAGCGCTGGAAGTGGCGGAGCAGCGCCGTGTTGGGGGctcggccgccggccccgcagAGGAAATCCAGCACGGCCTCCTGGCTCAGCTCCCGCGCCATGCTCCGGGCCTGCCGGCGCTCCGGTTCGGTGCTGCACGTCGGTGCTCGGCGCTGCACACAGGTGCACGGCGCTTGCCGCGCCGGGGAAACCCGCCTCCTGCCGCGCCGGGCCtccccgcctcctcctcctcctcctccgcagcCGGGCCACCACCCCCCGGTCGCCTTtgcccggggcggcggcccgTGGGGCTGCGCGGCTGGGGTGGCAGCGGGGAGGACCGGCGGCGGGGAACGAGGGGAGCAGGGTAGAGGGGCTGGCGGAGCCGTGCTAGGGCTCTGAGAAGCACAAAGCTTTGCTGGCGTGCGGTGAGGAGAAGGAGCGCTTTATCAGTTACTGTGTCAGTGACCGGACAGGAGGCGATGGGCACAGATCGAAATGCACGAAATTCCCTTTGTGTGTGAGCAGAAACTCTTTTACAGTGAGGATGGTCAAGTACTGGAGCGGGTTGCCTGGAGAGGTTGTGGTCTCCATCCTCAGGGATGTTCTAAGCTCCGCCGGACACAATCCTGCTCGATGTGACCCCGCCTGAGCCGGGGCTGGGCAAGAccatctccagaggtgccttctgACACAAACCAccctgtgattctgtgacttaCAAAAACTGGCAATAAAGATGCATGAATGTGATTGTGGTTCGGGGTAGCTGTTATCGCAAGCGTGTGGGATTGCACCCATGTACGACAACCACACGCAAATACCGAGAGTGCCTGAAGTCAAATTATATCTCGAATCATCTCTGTGTTCACTGTGTGGCTGAGGTAGATTGGACACGCATTGTACTAGAGCGGGGATCTAATGTCGTTCTCTGTTGCTAATGCTATTATCGCGAGCGCGTACATTACAGCTGAGAGGGATGGATAAGGTCAGTGCCCCAGTGGGCAACGGGCCCTGTAGGCACCAAACAAATGACAGCCCCTGCCCCAAGGAGTTTGGGGAGCGAATAGTGGGTAGAAAGTCTGGGAGAGAGGGTGCGCCgttttttctgtcttacagCCAGGGAACAGAGGCGTGGAGGGAGCGAGCTCAGTATAGGCTCCCTGGCTTTAAAAAGGTCTGGATCCGGCCCTAAGTCATGCTCCAGAAATCATCTCTACTGCCGGCTCCCAGGTGTCCCTCAATATTTTTAGCTGCCTGTCATCTAGGCAGCTGGAATATCCTCCAGCCCACTGCAAACCCAGGTGCGTATGCAACCTTTGCAAACCCCAGGCAGAGGTTGCAATGGGTGGTACGTACAGTTTTGTGATTTCCGTTTTGGTGACGCTAAACCTTAGGATCCCTTTTAAAACACAAGCAAGAGTGGATGCGTGCGGCAGCATTGCTCTCGAGTAAGCAGGCTACACGGGTCTGTGCTTTTGGATTGCTCGCTCTGAACCGTTAGTTTCGGTGCGTTATCGTGCTGGTTTGCAGGATAAATTGCCGTGTGGAGCTGCAGGACTGCTAAACTGTAACCTCTGGAGTGGTGGGAGCAGCCCTAAAAGAAACTAAATTTAAAGTTTCTAGGTTAGAAGTTACAGTTTAGGCAGTGTATCAGAAAACTTTTCCAGTGTGCCAAGATTTTGGTTGCTTGAGTAGCACAGCAAGAGAAACTGCGCTACACGCTCTGCCACATCCGGCTTTTGGTTTTCCCTGTGGTGCATGTTGTAGGAGAGTGTGGCTACATCCCATCAGTGGCGTTCATCTGAGCAGGGTGCAGGTGCCGGGAAGAGGGTAAGGCTCATGGTAATATTTTATCGTGTTGCACGTGCTTTTGGTACAGGTCTTCAAGGCATAAATacctttctccctcttcttccgATGAGCCCTGAATTGCAGTCACAACTGTGATAGCAGCACACTCTCAGAGGAAGTGGTTGAGGTGAAATGAACGGAGCATAATGATATACTTGTGATCACAAATAAGAGAGGAGGGTAGACTGTGAAGATAAAAAATCCAAGTAAATAACAGTGGCAAATCACAACACTGCTATGAAAATGGTGTTTTGGTTTAGTGGACTAAGGCGTAAGCAGGAGGCTTTCCATGGTATcctattttcatttaaacaccCTTGGAGGTATTATCTTGCTTACTATAAGCTTACCTTGGACTAAAAAATAGAGGTTTTTCTCCTGAGAAATGTCAGCTCTCACCCTGTAAACTTATTTTTTGAAGTGATTGAAACACACTCAGGTAACATTGAGTGCTGAAGTACCTGCAGGACTGAGACGGGCGCTGAATGCTGATGCTTTTGCGttgctgaggttggaagagccTCAGTGAGTTTGTTTGAGTGAAATGGGTTAAACTAACACGTCTCACTTGACGGTCAGCGCTGGCTGGGAGCGTGTTGCGTACTGGATAGCTCAGATGATGGATAATAATAAGGTAGTTGGTTGTAACCCCTTTGGTGGTGGCTGTCTGTTGATAGG
Encoded proteins:
- the SOWAHB gene encoding ankyrin repeat domain-containing protein SOWAHB, yielding MARELSQEAVLDFLCGAGGRAPNTALLRHFQRFLRDPALSEQQRRERREYFKSLVNSLATVHPAAAPGASKDIVLRRRYRDLLDEELPPPQQREEEEEEEEEEEEKEPPPLPRRDPDRRRGPAGEAAAKGRPCGGQPPGAAVAGGCAARGGPCYECRRARRAAAAAAGAAAAAPDPRAPAPAAPPRSPPPPPAQPPPYRSQPLSLGPRALHPAGPTRPRPPPPGPGALTPAGPPRSRSPPLPPAGPPPYRTLQPPSARPARARSPPLPPGPGVLPPTVSAPFGSLPPQRPGGPPPTQSLPPGPGVLPPDRPPQPRAPPRPPPGTPLLPAPAPSAGPGGRPRTGPAQPPLLASGPRVPSPTELPLPRSPQPPLSRSLPLLSAPGVLPLSRSLQVLPASPSPSPPLLSGPDVLPSTRLPPAQARSLQQLPTGPSPPRGSRVPTPNGPTQSQALLLHPYQTLPLPSGTRPPPSQSLLPAQGPAGPPAPKRNPLAPLPVFRSIRCRLALLEVQGIAPSLPDNCGRQPRIVPSKSSLRNIPSRGLSVPLGQREHAWLVAVSAGCWARVRGLFLEEPELALQRDFMSGFTVLHWLAKHGDGPGLQELAAAARQAGLALDVDARSGCGYTPLHLAAIHGHQLVIKVLVLQLGCQVRVRDSSGRQPWEYLGSSTSGEIWQLLEAPRGTIMFPTKPLARSVSSVSKVSLSAGRTALPACLRPQHGRGAASHRTGSESD